One window of Falco rusticolus isolate bFalRus1 unplaced genomic scaffold, bFalRus1.pri scaffold_136_arrow_ctg1, whole genome shotgun sequence genomic DNA carries:
- the LOC119141996 gene encoding uncharacterized protein LOC119141996, with amino-acid sequence MPGAAVSSGATSTRGMQAAPAHAFPRFRFTVVSRAVAKALSAWAKKAAAKSRLRQGAEAHPGKLLQRRRKLSLAALPSQGPGTRQKDLGKKTSESALPPRPGSSPRMKEAGRQEPASPAKPTSTLPSSDDCQKALQEVWQLPAEWEQVRPKWQEQLEQAKAEWAAWGAWSAGKDRQQPQLEGEHRASAPGRQPCSLVLAVGVSPCTLHLWRKGTEEEQPGRDLPEPAGERAGHPAAHGDCREQLGVASGLWARACGPPLRCCRRAPERPQAWAPCVGAMPGDKAPGGGSQSCCTHTGLSSAEAAGTGGMWEVRARACWGLCGAACPEVIVMRVPTVTPRVFKEPEPWGAHSQESHSLRRQHLPWVTMAGRRQAPPKMPTHEEANAPPQPNSRLPGLQNRRQMGHRRPLAAPQDSQGQASSPHGNRLPPLPCPQSSQAAGSRRAQTDSPACRVAMPSIRVRREETARLPARQAAAPQKVHAARAPGAASTCCKLPPLPAAASAASAQGRGKASSTATSRHRQLVPSTRGIPGEQGKATRVQSRRHAPHSPAANATAGKETKRYLLSTDPDKVFTGSHRPSQQTAAQWHREHRLGAAKTARSEEVWVAHSGKAPAVQRQIAAGAPQGSSGACGHAVSEDGGSESPAQQDRQSCKRSGSCPQEELGKGSKATEQPRVPAKGKRLGRRQRQ; translated from the exons ATGCCCGGTGCAGCTGTCTCCAGTGGAGCGACCAGCACTCGGGGGatgcaggctgctcctgcccacgCCTTCCCCAG GTTTCGCTTTACGGTGGTCAGCAGAGCAGTGGCCAAGGCTTTGTCCGCCTGGGCCAAGAAGGCTGCAGCAAAGTCCAGGCTCAGACAAG GTGCAGAGGCGCATCCTGgcaagctgctgcagagacGGAGGAAGCTTTCCCTTGCTGCACTGCCAAGTCAGGGGCCAGGCACAAGACAGAAAGACTTGGGCAAGAAGACTTCTGAGAG TGCGCTCCCCCCACGTCCAGGCAGCTCCCCCAGGATgaaggaggcaggcaggcaggagccggCTTCTCCAGCCAAACCCACCTCTACACTCCCATCCTCAGACGACTGCCAGAAAGCGCTGCAG GAggtctggcagctgcctgcagagtgGGAGCAAGTGAGGCCCAAGTGGCAAGAGCAGCTCGAGCAAGCAAAGGCAGAGTGGGCGGCGTGGGGAGCCTGGTCTGCGGGGAAGGACCGACAGCAACCCCAG cTGGAAGGGGAGCACAGAGCGtcagccccagggaggcagccctgctccctcgTCCTGGCTGTGGGTGTGAGCCCGTGCACGCTCCACCTCTGGAGGAAAGGCACTGAAGAAGAGCAGCCTGGGAGGGACCTCCCAGAGCCggctggggagagggctggTCACCCCGCGGCCCATGGCGACTGCCGGGAGCAGCTCGGCGTGGCCAGTGGCCTCTGGGCACGGGCCTGCGGGCCTCCCCTGCGTTGCTGTAGGCGGGCACCGGAGCGTCCCCAGGCCTGGGCGCCCTGTGTGGGAGCCATGCCTGGGGACAAGGCCCCGGGCGgtggcagccagagctgctgcacgCACACAGGactgagctctgcagaggctgctggcacCGGGGGGATGTGGGAGGTGCGGGCTCGGGCCTGCTGGGGCCTCT GCGGCGCAGCGTGCCCAGAGGTCATTGTGATGCGGGTCCCCACGGTGACCCCGCGGGTATTTAAGGAGCCAGAGCCCTGGGGTGCCCACTCCCAGGAGAGCCACTCCCTCAGgaggcagcatctcccctggGTGACCATGGCCGGTCGTCGGCAGGCGCCGCCGAAGATGCCCACGCATGAGGAGGCAAacgcccccccccagcccaacAGCAGGCTGCCGGGCCTGCAGAACCGGCGCCAG ATGGGCCACAGGCGGCCGCTGGCAGCGCCGCAGGACAGCCAGGGACAGGCTTCGTCCCCccatgggaacaggctgccacCGCTCCCCTGCCCACAGAGCTCGCAGGCCGCTGGGAGCCGACGCGCACAG ACGGACAGCCCGGCGTGCAGGGTGGCAATGCCCTCCATCAGGGTGAGGCGGGAGGAGACAGCCCGTCTgccagcaaggcaggcagcagcaccacagaagGTGCACGCAGCTcgggcaccaggagctgccagcactTGCTGCAAGCTCCcgcctctgccagcagcagcctctgcagcttctgcccagggcaggggaaaggccagcagcactgcaaccAGCAGACACCGACAGCTTGTCCCATCTACTCGGGGCATCCCTGGTGAGCAGGGGAAAGCCACCagggtgcagagcaggaggcatgccccacacagccctgcagccaatgccacagctgggaaggagacAAAGAGGTACCTTTTGAGTACGGACCCGGACAAGGTTTTCACTGGGAGCCACCGACCCAGCCAGCAGACAGCGGCACAGTGGCACCGGGAACACAGGCTGGGTGCGGCGAAGACGGCAAGATCAGAGGAGGTCTGGGTGGCCCACAGTGGCAAGGCCCCTGCAG TGCAAAGGCAAATCGCTGCCGGAGCACCACAAGGCTCTTCAGGAGCATGTGGCCATGCCGTCAGTGAAGACGGAGGATCAGaaagcccagcacagcaggacaggcagTCATGCAAGCGCAGCGGCTCGTGTCCCCAAGAAGAACTGGGCAAGGGCAGCAAGGCCACAGAACAACCCAGGGTCCctgccaaaggaaaaagactGGGGAGAAGACAGAGACAATGA